The DNA region CAGGAAAGGAATGATGGACCTAAGACTTTGAGTATATACTTTGCTCTAATTTGAAGTTTGTAGGATTTCTCTtttgaatgtaatttatttacttCGTCCTTTTTTCGCATTTTCATATTGTTTGATTCGTTACCTCAATTTTAGTACAAACGATATTCATTTCCTTGATTGATGCTTTGCTTGGTGAACTATATCGAACCAGTGGGGTCAGTGAGCTAGCAAAATAAGACGTTTGATTTCTGGGATATTACAACATAAGGGTTTCTCCTTTCGTCTCCTCtaacacacacaacacatacagAGAGATGCAGGAGGAGAGTATTGATCACTTTGTTCATGAGCATACTCTGACGCTTATTCAAAGTGATAACAACGATTTTTGCTACGGGTGTGGTAGATATTTCTTTGAAGAGGCAGCCTACGGATGCACCAAATGCGGTAATAGGAAATACTTGCACACCGACTGTGCAGAAAGGCCGACTAAGATTACGCATTCTAGGCACCCGCAACACACACTCGTCCTCAAATTAGCTGACGCTCCAAGGAAGTGTGCAGCGTGTCACTATAACGTATGGAGAATTGGTTACTTTTGTACTAGTTCAGGTTGTGAGTTCCAAATCCACATTCAATGTGAACTCGCTGCTGGCGTGAAGCATGTGGCCGATGAGCAGATATGCATACAGCACCCCAGCCACCACCAACACCAACTCATTCTCATGAAGAAACGTCATTCTTTCAACTGTGATGCCTGTGGCACCATGGAGACGGGAAGATCTTACGTGTGCATTGCTTGCCAGTATTGGATACACGAGGACTGTGCCGCCTTGCCCCCCACCATCGActacaaccaccaccaccaccctctctctctcgctttCTATCTCCCAACACAGTATACCAATTTTTTCTACTCATGCGATATATGCACCAAAGATCTGTTGGTCAACCGTTGGGTGTATCATTGCCAAATTTGCAGATACATTGTTCACATCAAGTGTGCCACCAATCCCCCCACTCCCACTGAATTGTAAGATATCATTTCGAGTTTTATGTCTCATGTTATAGTTTCCAAATTGGACTATTAATGATTTAATGCTATTTTCTTGCACTGCAACAGTCATGATCCAAACGATCAAGAGGTTGCCTCGTTTCCAGTTCGCGACGTGCATGAAGATCTAATCAAGCCGTTTGTTACCAGAGAAAGAGGACAAATGGTAGTCATCCCAGCTCCTGATGACCAAAAATACTCCTTTCCTTTCCATCGTCATCAGTTGATCTTAGTCTCATCATCCATCTCAGAAatcgatgatgatgatgatgatgatgacgacgacggTGAAGATGGTGACGGTGAATTAGCATGTGATGCCTGCACTATGCCTATATTTCCATGCAAGAAACACcaatcattttcatcttcatcttcagacTCCTATAGGTACATGAGCTGTGGTGAATGCAAATACTTTCTCCACTTGGCTTGCTTCAACTTACCGCCAGAGCTCCCCTCTCATCCACTGCACAAACATCCTCATCACAACCTAATCCTTGAAGCTTGTCCCAAACTCGAATTTTGGACCAAATGCAACATTTGCCTTTTCTTATCGAATGGGCTGCGCTACGCTTGTAGAGAATGCAACTTCATAGTGGATGTCAAGTGCGCTTCACTGCCCAAAGCCATCAAACACGAGGCGCATCCAAACCACCATCTTTATCTCAAGTATTTGCCTACCAGAGGAGATGGTCGGCAAGGAGTCTGTCGCGGTTGTGTGAACACTGTATGGTTTGGTTTACTGTACAAATGCAGCAGCTGCAGTTTCACTCTGTGCAGCATCTGTATATTTCTGCCGCAGGTGAACAAGCACGGGTGGGAGAAGCACCCATTGCCGTTGACGTATGAAGGCCGATTCAACCATCCCGGCGACTTCTATTGTGACAGCTGCGAACTAGAAATGCATCCAAGGGGGTGGATGTACCAATGTGGCCACTGCGATACCTCCTTCCATGCAACCTGTTTTCCTGAAGCATCTGGTTATTGTCGAAATATCAAGTTTGGGCAGCAGTACAACGTCAGGGGTGATGTTCACCCTCATCCTCTCACGTTTAAACTTGTCACCACTAAACTGCGCTGCGACGTTTGTCGTTTCACAGATATAGGGCCTGATCCCGCTGGATTATATTGCTCCTCGTGCAACTTCTTCATGTGTATGGACCGCTGCACTAGTTGGCGCCTACCTCAAATTCTCCCCGTCGAATAACGACTTCTCTAagttgtgtgtgtttgttagCTTCAACAATAACTTGGTTGACATGGTCTCCCACTGTCACTGCTTTTGTGTTCTGAATTTATTTCTCTTGTGATGGTTTGAGTTTCTATTACATTGGTTTCATatttgttgactttttttttatttaaatatattctaATATGCACTTGTATTTGGGCTTCCGTTAAAGAGATTATACTCAATAAATATGGTGGGCTGCGTGTGCTTGATCAAACTTTTTAACTTTGTTTGCTTTCATTTTAGTTCATTCTCTTTAAGgacaattttatttattctttctccAAGTGGGAGTGTTTTAAACTCTTAAATAGGAAACAAAATTTAATCAACTTATTGAATTGGTGATGCGTGCATATAAATATTCGCATGCCATCTTCCTAGAGCCAATATTCGTTTGAAAAGGAATAATTCGACTTTAATGTGGGGTTTAAAAATGAGTGTTGTCCGAAATCAgtattaaaacaaaagtaaagaATCCCATTCTATTAAAAGATTATCAATTAAGGAAATTGGAGAATTTGTTTACAACTTTGCTTCTCATAATTCACATGCATGAATAACTCTTCAATTACTATGCATTGGTTttattaatactagtactaattatATTGGTCATAACCTACAAGGTCTGTTTGGTTACGATAccaaaaataaagtttttatttaactAAATTATTAAATGAATCAGTTTTTATTTAAACCGCTATCACAAGCTACATCATGATTGAATATATATCATCACTTTTCAACAAATGTATTTGCGAAAGAAGTTGGGGGACTATAATATTTGATGAACGAACACTATGAAAATCTATGCAATATACTTcattaaattattgaatttataaATCTACACTATATAGATCCATCTTTAAACATTTATAATAATCTactgtttattttttttttcgctTATTGTAAAGTTGCAAACTATATTTAATTTCATGCAACTTCGATTGTAGAAAGTAGAGAGGTGACATTTCCACATAAAAACTCTTATGTACACAACAAACAACATTGAACATATAATTCTACTCAATTTGGCTGACCTATTTGTTTCAATTCCAATTGGaaaaatgtaacagaaaatCCCTATGCATACCAATTCTGACATATGATTAGGTAATAAAAGTTCAGGCAACCTCAAATTCAAAGCATCTAGCATAACTATGTTCGACTAATTTGCGCCACTAGTCCTATAACTTAAATGCATGGGCCATAAGCATAATTCTTCCAGCTGCAATTTGGGCAGACAAAGGAGAGAAGATTCTAGGATGCCCTGCACAAGCAAATGCAAGAATATGGAAAATTCCATATCTTGCTTCAGGCATATCTTCCTTTATTAATAAGTCAATCAATCCACTAAGGTCCTACCAAAACTGAAAAGGGAGCCTACAACTCCATATGCTAGTTAAACTTCATTATCAATTCACTAGCTTAAACAAAAGGGATAGATATATAGGTCAAAAATTTACATATGACTCCAGCCATTACACTCATCTtgtcaaaatatttttgaattttatggGTGATGGTTGTGTGAGAAAGgttattttcaataaattttgGCTTTTATGTCATAAGCCTCTTTAAAATTTGGTTTTAGAAATCACTAATTAACCACTAGGCCATCTTCGAGAATACACAAGTTACCTTAATTTGACATAATAATTCTAATTACAAAACCTTCTTGCTTACCACTAAAACATTCAATATATCGAGAAACA from Salvia splendens isolate huo1 chromosome 9, SspV2, whole genome shotgun sequence includes:
- the LOC121746850 gene encoding uncharacterized protein LOC121746850 translates to MQEESIDHFVHEHTLTLIQSDNNDFCYGCGRYFFEEAAYGCTKCGNRKYLHTDCAERPTKITHSRHPQHTLVLKLADAPRKCAACHYNVWRIGYFCTSSGCEFQIHIQCELAAGVKHVADEQICIQHPSHHQHQLILMKKRHSFNCDACGTMETGRSYVCIACQYWIHEDCAALPPTIDYNHHHHPLSLAFYLPTQYTNFFYSCDICTKDLLVNRWVYHCQICRYIVHIKCATNPPTPTEFHDPNDQEVASFPVRDVHEDLIKPFVTRERGQMVVIPAPDDQKYSFPFHRHQLILVSSSISEIDDDDDDDDDDGEDGDGELACDACTMPIFPCKKHQSFSSSSSDSYRYMSCGECKYFLHLACFNLPPELPSHPLHKHPHHNLILEACPKLEFWTKCNICLFLSNGLRYACRECNFIVDVKCASLPKAIKHEAHPNHHLYLKYLPTRGDGRQGVCRGCVNTVWFGLLYKCSSCSFTLCSICIFLPQVNKHGWEKHPLPLTYEGRFNHPGDFYCDSCELEMHPRGWMYQCGHCDTSFHATCFPEASGYCRNIKFGQQYNVRGDVHPHPLTFKLVTTKLRCDVCRFTDIGPDPAGLYCSSCNFFMCMDRCTSWRLPQILPVE